GTCTGGCCGCCGGACAGGAACACCACGCCCGGCAGGATGGCCGGCACGGTGCTCTTCAGGCACATCACGGTCGACTCGGCCACTTCCTCGACGTCGGCCTGCTCATCGCAGCCCTTGCCGGAGATGACCATCGAGGCCTTCAGGATGGTGCCTTCCAGCAGCACGTTCTGCTGGTAGAGGGCGTCGAACAGCGAACGCAGGGTGGCTTCGGTGACTTCGTAGCAGGTCTCGATGTCGTGGTCGCCGTCCATGATGACTTCCGGCTCGACCATCGGCACCAGGCCGCATTCCTGGCACAGCGCGGCATAACGGGCCAGCGCATGGGCGTTGGACTCGATGCAGGTGCCCGACGGGGTGTTGTCACCGATGTTGATGACCGCACGCCACTTGGCGAAGCGCGCACCCAGCTTGTAGTACTCCTGCAGGCGCTCGCGCAGGCCGTCCAGGCCTTCGGTGACCAGCTCGCCCGGGCAGCCGGCCAGCGGGTGTGCACCCTTGTCCACCTTGATGCCCGGAATCATGCCGTGGTCGGCCATGTACTTGGCGAACGGCACGCCGTCCTTCGTCGACTGGCGGATGGTTTCGTCGTACAGGATGGCGCCGGAAATGTGCTCGTTGAGCTTCGGCGTGGTCAGCAGCAGCTCGCGGTAGGCACGACGGTTCTCCTCGGTGTTCTCGATACCGACGCCGGCGAAACGCTTGGCGATGGTAGCGGTGGATTCGTCGATCGCGATGATGCCCTTGCCCGGGGCGACCATGGCCTGGGCGGTTTCAGCCAGCTGTTCGATGCTCATGTATTTCCTGTGGCGGGTGCGGGAAAAACGTAAGTATAGCCCCGCTGCCCGTTGCCTCGCCGTGGAGGACAGGATGGAAACGCTTCCAGATGTGCGCAGGACAAAACATGTCCTGCGCTGTGGGGTCGGAGCACCTGCGGGATCCGACCCCAGGTCGGCGTGGGGTCAGATCCCCGCAGGGGCTCTGGCCCCGGCCCGGCAGTGCCGAGCCGATGCCGTCAGGGCTTACAGATCGCCCAGGCCGCTGGCGCGGCCGTCTTCGCCCACTTCCAGCAGGCGCAGGGTGTTGGTGGCGCCCAGGGTTTCCATGTGCTCGCCGCTGGTGAACACAACGCGGTCACCGGCCTGCAGCAGGTCCGATTCGACCAGCAGGCGGATGCTGCCGCGGGCCGCTTCGCGCGGGGTCAGGCCACGGCTGTCGAAGTTGATCGGGTACACATCGCGCATCAGCGCCATCTGGCGGCGGGCGCCGTCATGGCGTGTCACCGCGAACACCGGGGCCTTGGCGCGGAAGCGCGACAGGTAACGGGCGGTACCGCCGGATTCGGTCATCGCCACGATGGCGCGCACGCCCACGTGCTGCGACAGGAACATGGTGGCCATGGCGATGGCTTGGTCGGCACGTTCCAGGTTGCGCGGCGAGGCGTTGAAGTCGGTCTCGGTCTGGAACTGGCGCTCGGCGCCCAGGCAGATGCGGGCCATCGCCTCGACCGCCTTCACCGGGTAGGCACCGGCGGCGGTTTCGGCCGACAGCATCACCGCATCGGTGCCGTCGATGACCGAGTTGGCCACGTCCAGCACCTCGGCACGGGTCGGGATCGGGCTTTCCACCATCGACTGCAGCATCTGCGTGGCGGTGATCACCACCTTGTTCTGCGCCAGCGAGGCCTTGATGATCTTCTTCTGCAGGCCCGGCAGTTCGGCATCGCCGATTTCCACGCCGAGGTCGCCACGGGCCACCATCACCACGTCACTGGCTTCGACGATCTCTTCCAGATTCTCGATGGCTTCGGTGCGTTCGATCTTGGACACCAGCGCGGCATAGCAGCCGTGCGATTCGGCGATCTGGCGCGCATCGTTCATGTCCTGCGCGTTGCGGCAGAAGGACACTGCGATGAAGTCGACGCCGATCTTGGCAACGATGCCGATCAGTTCCTTGTCGCGCTCGGTCAGCGCGCCCAGCGACAGGCCGCCGCCCTGCTTGTTCAGGCCCTTGCGGTCGGACAGCGCGCCATCGTTGAGCACGGTGTTGATGATGCGGTCGCCCTGCACTTCAACCACCTGCAGCTGCATCAGGCCATCGTCGAGCAGCAGGACGTCGCCGGGGCCCACGTCCTGCGGCAGGCCCAGGTAGCTCACGCCCACCTGGGAGGCATCGCCCGGGCCGGCGCTTTCGCTGGCGATCAGGTCGAAACGGTCACCGGCCTTCAGGTAAACCTTGCCCTCGGCAAAGCGTTCGATGCGGATCTTCGGGCCCGGCAGGTCGGCCAGGATGCCCACTTCCACGCCCACGCGGGCCGCGGCGGCACGCACGTCGGCAGCACGCTTGGCCTGGCCGGACGGATCACCGTGGCTGAAGTTGAGGCGCACCACGTTCACGCCGGCGCGGAACAGATCCTCCAGCACGCCCGGCGGGTCGGTCGCTGGACCGAGGGTGGCTAGGATCTTGGTGCGACGCTGACGCTCGAACATGGTGAATGGGCCTCTCCCGTGAAAGGGGGGAAATTAGCACATCCTTCACGCCCCATGTATACGGTTACACCCTTGTGGCGCCTGACTCTTCGGGACATGGACCGGACAGCGCCCGGACAGGGAACGGATGTAATCGGTTCCCGCCCCGGCACGGGCATGGCCGACGGGGTCAGAGCCCTCTTCGCTGGAGAGGGATCCGACCCCTGGGTCGGTCAGGCCAGCAAGGTGATCAGCTGCGCCGGTTCGCGGGCCAGCTGGCCGGCGCCGGCCTCGGTCAGCTCGGCTTCGCCGCCGAACCCCCACAGCACACCCACGTTGCGCAGGCCGTGGTGGCGGGCGCCCTCGATGTCCATGCGGCGATCGCCGATCATCCAGCACTGTCCCGGTTCCAGCTGCAGACGCTGCAGCGCCTCACCCACCAGCTGCGGCTTGCTGCTGCGCGAGCCATCCGGTGTGGAGCCGATCACATCATCGAACAGCTCGCCGAACGCCAGGTGCTCGACGATGCGGCGTGCGTGCGGTTCGTTCTTGGCCGTGACCACCGCCAGCCGATGGCCACGGCCATGCAGCGCGCGGACGGTGGCTTCGATCTCCGGGTAGACGGTGTGCTCACGCCACCCTTCCACGTCGAAACGCTCGCGGTACAACGCCACGGCTTCCTCCACCCGCACGTCGTCGCCGAACAGCGGGGTGAAGGTGGTGCGCAGGGACGGGCCGATCCAGCCGAGCAGGGTTGCCTGCGGTGGCACCGGCTGGCCCATCTTCTGCAGCGCATAGGCGATGCAGCGGGTGATGCCCACTTCCGAATCGATCAGGGTGCCGTCCATGTCGAAGAAGAGCGTGGCACGCTCTTCTCCGTCAGCGCGCAGCGCCGCGCTCATGCGCCGCGTGCGGCCAGAGCAGCCACGGCCGGCAGGGTCTTGCCTTCCAGGAACTCAAGGAACGCGCCGCCACCGGTGGAGATGTAGCTGACATCACCGGCAATATCGAACTTGTCGACTGCCGCCAGAGTGTCGCCACCACCGGCAATGGAGAACGCCTTGGAGCTGGCGATGGCGCGGGCCAGCGCTTCGGTGCCCTTGCTGAAGGCCTCGAACTCGAACACGCCCACCGGGCCGTTCCAGACCACGGTGCCGGCCTGATCGATCAGCTGCGCGTACTGCGCGGCGGTCTGCGGGCCGATGTCCAGGATCAGATCATCCTCCGCCACGGCATCGACGGCCTTCACTTCCGCTGTCGCATCGGGCAGGAACTGCTTGGCGGTCACCACGTCCACCGGCAGCGGGATGGCGGCGCCACGGGCCTGGGCGTCGGCGACGATCTTCTTCGCGGTATCCAGCAGGTCCGGCTCGTACAGCGACTTGCCCACCTTGTAACCAGCGGCGGCGATGAAGGTGTTGGCGATGCCGCCACCGACGATGAGCTGGTCGACCTTGCCGACCAGATTGGCCAGCAGTTCCAGCTTGGTGCTGACCTTGCTGCCGGCCACGATGGCCAGCAGCGGCTTGGCCGGGGCATCCAGTGCCTTGGCCAGCGCATCCAGCTCAGCCATCAGCAGCGGGCCGCCGGCAGCCACCGGGGCGAAGCGGATGACGCCGTGGGTGGAGGCCTGGGCGCGGTGCGCGGTGCCAAAGGCATCCATCACGAACACGTCGCACAGGGCGGCGTACTTCTTCGACAGGGCTTCGTCATCCTTGCCCTCGCCGACATTCATGCGGCAGTTTTCCAGCAGTACCAGCTGGCCCGGCTGCACGTCCACGCCGTCCACCCAATCGCGCACCAGCGGAACCTCGCGGCCAAGCAGTTCGGACAGCCGCTGGGCGACCGGTGCCAGCGAATCGGCTTCGCTCCACACGCCTTCCTTCGGACGGCCCAGGTGCGAGGTGACCATCACCGCAGCGCCCTGCTCCAGCGCCCGCTTGAGCGTCGGCAGCGAGGCGGTGATGCGCTGTTCGGAGGTGATGCGGCCATTCTCGATCGGCACGTTCAGATCCTGGCGGATCAGCACGCGCTTGCCGGAGAGGTCGAGGTCGGTCATGCGGACGATGGACATGGGCAACTCTTTGGCTCAGGGACGGGATGCCGGAGTACGGCAGACGGCCATTGTATCGGCTGCCGGTGGCCACCGCCCTGTAGAGTCGAGCTTGCTCGACTGACGCGTGGGGCAGTCGAGCGAGCTCGACTCTACGGGGCGCGGCCGCCGGGCGGTTACGCCGAGGGCGCGGGCTTCTGCCGCAGCAGGCTGAGCGCCAGGCCGCCCACCACCAGCACGCCCAGGCCCAGCAATGCCCACAGCAGCCAGGCCTTCCAGTCGCGCGGCGGCTTCAGCGCGGCATCGCCGGCCAACGTCTCCGGTGCGCCTTCCAGACGCGCCAGCGTCGGCTGCCACGCGGGGTCGTTGCGTTGGCGCAGTTCCTCGATCAGCACCGCGATCGGTGCTTCGGCACGGCGTGCGGTTGCACTGCCCACCGCCAGCGCGTACGGCGCCGCGCCCTGGCTCAGGAACACCATCACTTCGGGTTGGTAGCCCAGGCGCAGGGTCGGCGCGGTGGCGGTTTCCACCGGGCTGGCCACCAGTTTCCAGTAGCGGTCACGCCAAGGGCCGCCCAGTGCCTGCGCGGCAGACTGCTGGCGCTGGCCCGGTGCGCCCTGCTGTACCTGATAGGCGATCCAGGGGGCACTGCGGCGCTGCCATTCGGCACCGGGGTCGTCGCGGCTGTACAGCGTCCACTGCACCAGGCTGTTGTCGGCGCTGGCCACGTCGGCCCTGCTGACCGGGAACCGCCCGTCCAGTTCAAAGGTGTACTCGCCCGTACCCGCGGCGGTCGGTTGCAGCGACAGCCACTCCCACGGCACCGTCGCCGGCGCGGGTGGCAGTTCGGCCAGCACGCTGCGCAGCACCGGCAGGCGCGCGTCGCCCTGCGGCAGGACGCGCAGGTAACGCGCATTGCCATCCACCTGCAGCCGCCGCTGCAGCAGGCGCTTGCCGGCGCGCTGCAGATCCACCAGCGGCACATCGCGCGCCACGGCCCGCCAGTGCTGCAGGTCGTCGCTGGCATCCAGCTGCACCTGTGCCTGCAACGGCTGCCCGCTGTCGGCCCAGTCCAGCACCAGCGCGGCCAGCGGCTGCTGGCCCAGCACGCTGGCGTCGATCAGCCAGCCGCCCTGCCCGTTCGCCACCGCACCACCGCCCACGCGCGCTTCAACCCGGCGCACGCGGCCGTCGGTATCGCGCTCGGTCAGCAGCTGCAGATCATTGCGCTGTGCTTCGGCCAACCGCGGCAGCGCGAACCACGGCAGCTCCCGCTGCACCGGCGGCTGGGCCAGCGGCTGGTCCGGGGCGAGCAGCGCCGATGGCAATGCCTGACCGGCGGCGTTGAATACCTGCAGATCTGCCAGATCGGCACGGCCGGCGCGGCGGTAGATGGCGGGCTCCAACACCACGCGATAGGCGCCGGACTGCGCGCTGGACAGGCTCAACGGCCACTGTTCGGCATAGTGCGCGCGGTAGTCGGTGGCCTGCGCGGATGCCACGCTGGCCAACGCCAGCAACATCGGCAGCAGTGCCGCACTCCACTTCTTCATTGCGTGTTCTCCACGGTTGGCGCGGTGCCCGGGGGCGCCGGCGCCAGATAGCCCACGACCGTGCACAGCAGGCCGTAGGCAATGAACGATGCGATACCCAACAGGTTGCCCAGGTGCTGGCGGTCGATCAGTACCAGCTTGGCCAGCACTACCGCCATCAGCACGGCACCGACCATCCACAGGATGCGCTGGCCACGACGCGAGCCCCAGACCCAGGCGATGACGCCCAGCACGCTCCACAGCACGGTCAGGCTGGTCTGCGCCAGGCTTTCGCGGGCCATCGACGGCGCCCACGGCACGCCTCCCCAGTGGTGCACGCCATGCAGCACCGTGCTGGTGAGCGCGATGAATCCGGCCAACGCCAGCAACGGCACGCGCAGGCGCTGCAGCGCGGCCGGGGCCTGGCCGCCGAACAGCCAACGGGCGGCCAACAGCAGGCCCAGCCACTGCGACAGTTCGGCGGGGTTGAGTACCGGCAGCCACGGCAGCGGCGCGGCATCGCCGGCCAGGCTGATACCGATCCACCATGCGCAGGCCAGCACAGCGAACACCACGCTCTGCAGCGACGTGCGTGCCGCATCGAAGGCGTCGCCCAGCGGCCAGCGCAGCCATGCCCAGCGCCACAGCGACACGGCCGCCAGCAGCAGCCACGGCAGAGTCACCAGCAACGCGGTCCAACCCTGCGCCAGATGCGCGGCATCGCCGCCCCACAACGCAAGCAGGGACAGCAGCGAAGGCCACAGCAGCCACCACAGGAACTGGGCGATGCGGGCCACGCCATCGCCGCCCTGGCGCAGGCACAGCAGGGTGCGCACGCCCAGCACCGCAAACACCGCCCAGCCCAGCGCGCCGTACCCGGCGAACGGCTGCTGGTGCGCATCGCTCTGCAGCAGGGCCAGCGGGAAGCCTGTCGCCAGCATCACCAGGGCGGTCACGCCCAGCGCGCGCGCGGGCTGGCGGCGCTGCGCTTCCGCAGCCAGCCAGGCGGTCAGTGCGGCCAGCACCAGCAGGGCGTCAGCCTGCGCAGTGCGCTCGATGAAGCGGCCGATCTCATGAATGAAGCCGCCCAGCCACCACAGCAGGCCCCACAGGTAATAGACCAGCGCCACGTCGTGCCGCGCGCGGCGCTGGTAGCTCCATGCACTGGCGAAGCCGGCCAGCGCCAGCAGCAGCGCGCCGATGGCGGTGGGGTTGAGCAGGAACCGCGCGTCCGCGTGCCAGTAGTCGGCGCCCACCACGAACGCGAAGGCGGCCCCGAGCTGCAGCAGCGCGGCAGCCACCTGCGGCAGCCAGCGCTGCTGGCGCAGCCCCAGCCAGGCCAGGCCCGCACCTTCCAATGCGAACACCGCGCCGGTGGCGCGCGCCGACAGCGCCAGCGGCACCGCCAGCGTGGCAAAGCCCACCGCCAGCACCGCGTGCGACTGCGCCAGCACGCGGTAGGACGCGCGATGGATCAGCGCGCGCGCCAGCACCGCATAGATCGCCGCCAGGCCCAGCGCGCACAACGCCAGCGTCATCGGCTGCTCATGCAGCATGCCGGCCTGCAGCGAGAACGCGATCAGTGGCGTGCCGAACACAAGGCTGCCGTCGACCAGATCGCGGCGCTCGGCCGGCTGGCGGCGCGCGTACAGCAGCGGAATCAGCAGGTAGAAGGCGAAGAACAGCAGCAGGAACGGTTCGGTGCTGGTGAACTTGTCGGCGCGGTACTGCAGCACGCCCCAGAAGGTGCCGATGCCGAAGGTGAAGGCAAAGCCCAGCAGATTGAGCGCACGCCACGGGCGGAACCAGGCGATGGCGAAGATGCCGGCATTGAGCACCGCGTAGTAGCTGAACAGGCCCACATGGTTGCCGCTGCCGGTGGACAGCCACAGCGGCGCCATGAAGCCGGCGAGGATGCCCAGCACCGCCAGCGTGCGCGAGTTCTGCACCACGGCCAACACGCACAGCCCGGCCACCAGCAGGATCGAACTGGCGAAGGCGAAGCCGGGGTTGATGAGTTCAAAGCGCTTGAAGGCCGCGAAGATGGTCAGCAGCAGCACGCCGATGGCGCCGCCCTGCAAGGCCAGGGCAAACAGCCGGCGGCGCTCGCGCTGGTACCAGCCGAAGCCCAGCAGGCCCAGCGCGCCGACCGTGATGGCGGCCAGGCGCAGCTCGATCGGCAGCACCAGCCAGCCCTGATCGCTGACGTACTTGAGCAGCGCGGCGACGCCGGCCAGCAGCACCAGCATGCCGATCTTCACCGGCACATTGCCTTCGGTGAACCAGCGTTTGACCGCGCCCACGGCGCGTTCGATCACGTTGGGCTGCACAGGCTCCGGCGGCAGGGGTGGCGGCGCCGGGACCGGCGGCGGCACGGCGGCGGGCTGCGCAACAGCCGGTGCGGGCGACAGCGGCTGCGGGGCAGCAGCAGCCGGGCGCAGGAATGGCGGTTCGCTGGCCTCGGCCAAAGGTGCAGCAGGTTCTGCGGCGGCGGCCGGCTCGACCGCGCGTGGCGCGGCGGCAACGGCGGGAACGCCTTGGGCCAAGGTGCTTTCCAGTGCGGCCACGCGCCGGCGCAGGCCGGCAATCATCACCAGCGCCACCACCAGCAGCAGCGGTATCGCCAGCAGGGCCAAAACCACCAGGACGATCAGTGCTTCCATTCTTCGTCTACCCCAACGCAGCCGCGCCCCAGCGGCAGCGGTCCGTGGCCCATGCTACGTCAGCCGGGCCCATGAACGACGAACCCCGGCAAGCCGGGGTTCGTGTACGGATCTTCGTGGGCCTTACTTGGCCGCGACGACCTTGGCCATTTCCAGGCACTTGTTCGAGTAGCCCCACTCGTTGTCGTACCACGACACGAGCTTGACGAAGGTGCCGTCCAGGGCGATACCGGCGTCGGCATCGAACACCGAGGTGTGGGTTTCACCGACGAAATCGGTGGCCACCACCTTGTCTTCGGTGTAACCCAGGATGCCCTTCAGCGCGCCTTCGCTCTGTGCCTTCACTTCGGCGCAGATTTCGGCGTAGGTGGCTTCCTTTTCCAGCTCGACGGTCAGGTCGACCACCGACACGTCCGAGGTCGGGACGCGGAAGCTCATACCGGTCAGCTTCTTGTTCAGTTCCGGGATGACCACGCCGACGGCCTTGGCCGCGCCGGTGGACGACGGAATGATGTTTTCCAGGATGCCACGGCCACCGCGCCAGTCCTTGTTGGACGGGCCATCGACGGTCTTCTGGGTGGCAGTGGCTGCGTGCACGGTGGTCATCAGGCCGCGCTTGATGCCCCACTTGTCGTTGATGACCTTGGCCAGCGGGGCCAGGCAGTTGGTGGTGCACGACGCGTTGGAGATGATGGCCTGGCCGGCGTAGGTCTTGTCGTTCACGCCGAACACGAACATCGGGGTGTCGTCCTTCGACGGAGCCGACAGGATGACCTTCTTCGCGCCGGCATCGATGTGCTTCTGCGCGGTTTCCTTGGTCAGGAACAGGCCGGTGGCTTCCAGGACGACGTCGGCGCCGACTTCATCCCACTTCAGGTTGGCCGGGTCGCGTTCCTGGGTCAGGCGGATCTTCTTGCCGTTGACCAGCAGATCGTTGCCCTGCACCGCCACATCGGCCTTGAAGCGGCCATGCACGGAGTCGTACTTCAGCATGTACGCCAGGTAGTCCGGCTCCAGCAGATCGTTGATGGCCACGATTTCGATGTCATCGCCGAAGTTCAGCACCGCCGAGCGCAGCACATTGCGACCGATGCGACCGAAACCGTTGATACCAACCTTGATTGCCATGTTCAGAAGCTCCTGCAGCCGCGACAGGTGCGGCGGGGTGGATAGGGCCCCCAAGTCTACCAGCACGGCCCTGGCCACCGCCGGCCAGTGCCGCGGCCCGGCAGGCGCCCAGACAGGATTTGATCCGGATCAAAGCGTTAGCGCGGCGTGAGGCCGAGACTGGCCGCATCTACCCCGTAACGAGAACACCCCGATGCGCAAGACCTCCCCCCTGATCCTGGCCGGCCTGGCCGCCGCCGTATCCCTGGCCGCCACCCCGGCCATGGCCCAGTCCAAGGGTGACTGGACCGTCTCCGCAGGCGTCCACCAGGTCGCCCCGAAGTCCAACAACGGCTCGCTGGCCGGTGGCACCCTGAAGGTGGACGTGGACAACGACGTCAAGCCGACCATTACCGGTGAGTACTTCATCGCCGACAACCTGGGCATCGAA
Above is a genomic segment from Stenotrophomonas sp. ESTM1D_MKCIP4_1 containing:
- a CDS encoding class I fructose-bisphosphate aldolase, coding for MSIEQLAETAQAMVAPGKGIIAIDESTATIAKRFAGVGIENTEENRRAYRELLLTTPKLNEHISGAILYDETIRQSTKDGVPFAKYMADHGMIPGIKVDKGAHPLAGCPGELVTEGLDGLRERLQEYYKLGARFAKWRAVINIGDNTPSGTCIESNAHALARYAALCQECGLVPMVEPEVIMDGDHDIETCYEVTEATLRSLFDALYQQNVLLEGTILKASMVISGKGCDEQADVEEVAESTVMCLKSTVPAILPGVVFLSGGQTDEQSTEHLNAMNQLGNLPWPLSFSYGRAMQQAALKLWAKDMKGNYAAAQKTVYERAKDNGLAALGKWNG
- the gap gene encoding type I glyceraldehyde-3-phosphate dehydrogenase, with the protein product MAIKVGINGFGRIGRNVLRSAVLNFGDDIEIVAINDLLEPDYLAYMLKYDSVHGRFKADVAVQGNDLLVNGKKIRLTQERDPANLKWDEVGADVVLEATGLFLTKETAQKHIDAGAKKVILSAPSKDDTPMFVFGVNDKTYAGQAIISNASCTTNCLAPLAKVINDKWGIKRGLMTTVHAATATQKTVDGPSNKDWRGGRGILENIIPSSTGAAKAVGVVIPELNKKLTGMSFRVPTSDVSVVDLTVELEKEATYAEICAEVKAQSEGALKGILGYTEDKVVATDFVGETHTSVFDADAGIALDGTFVKLVSWYDNEWGYSNKCLEMAKVVAAK
- a CDS encoding phosphoglycerate kinase; the protein is MSIVRMTDLDLSGKRVLIRQDLNVPIENGRITSEQRITASLPTLKRALEQGAAVMVTSHLGRPKEGVWSEADSLAPVAQRLSELLGREVPLVRDWVDGVDVQPGQLVLLENCRMNVGEGKDDEALSKKYAALCDVFVMDAFGTAHRAQASTHGVIRFAPVAAGGPLLMAELDALAKALDAPAKPLLAIVAGSKVSTKLELLANLVGKVDQLIVGGGIANTFIAAAGYKVGKSLYEPDLLDTAKKIVADAQARGAAIPLPVDVVTAKQFLPDATAEVKAVDAVAEDDLILDIGPQTAAQYAQLIDQAGTVVWNGPVGVFEFEAFSKGTEALARAIASSKAFSIAGGGDTLAAVDKFDIAGDVSYISTGGGAFLEFLEGKTLPAVAALAARGA
- a CDS encoding HAD hydrolase-like protein, whose protein sequence is MSAALRADGEERATLFFDMDGTLIDSEVGITRCIAYALQKMGQPVPPQATLLGWIGPSLRTTFTPLFGDDVRVEEAVALYRERFDVEGWREHTVYPEIEATVRALHGRGHRLAVVTAKNEPHARRIVEHLAFGELFDDVIGSTPDGSRSSKPQLVGEALQRLQLEPGQCWMIGDRRMDIEGARHHGLRNVGVLWGFGGEAELTEAGAGQLAREPAQLITLLA
- a CDS encoding DUF3999 domain-containing protein is translated as MKKWSAALLPMLLALASVASAQATDYRAHYAEQWPLSLSSAQSGAYRVVLEPAIYRRAGRADLADLQVFNAAGQALPSALLAPDQPLAQPPVQRELPWFALPRLAEAQRNDLQLLTERDTDGRVRRVEARVGGGAVANGQGGWLIDASVLGQQPLAALVLDWADSGQPLQAQVQLDASDDLQHWRAVARDVPLVDLQRAGKRLLQRRLQVDGNARYLRVLPQGDARLPVLRSVLAELPPAPATVPWEWLSLQPTAAGTGEYTFELDGRFPVSRADVASADNSLVQWTLYSRDDPGAEWQRRSAPWIAYQVQQGAPGQRQQSAAQALGGPWRDRYWKLVASPVETATAPTLRLGYQPEVMVFLSQGAAPYALAVGSATARRAEAPIAVLIEELRQRNDPAWQPTLARLEGAPETLAGDAALKPPRDWKAWLLWALLGLGVLVVGGLALSLLRQKPAPSA
- a CDS encoding DUF2339 domain-containing protein, encoding MEALIVLVVLALLAIPLLLVVALVMIAGLRRRVAALESTLAQGVPAVAAAPRAVEPAAAAEPAAPLAEASEPPFLRPAAAAPQPLSPAPAVAQPAAVPPPVPAPPPLPPEPVQPNVIERAVGAVKRWFTEGNVPVKIGMLVLLAGVAALLKYVSDQGWLVLPIELRLAAITVGALGLLGFGWYQRERRRLFALALQGGAIGVLLLTIFAAFKRFELINPGFAFASSILLVAGLCVLAVVQNSRTLAVLGILAGFMAPLWLSTGSGNHVGLFSYYAVLNAGIFAIAWFRPWRALNLLGFAFTFGIGTFWGVLQYRADKFTSTEPFLLLFFAFYLLIPLLYARRQPAERRDLVDGSLVFGTPLIAFSLQAGMLHEQPMTLALCALGLAAIYAVLARALIHRASYRVLAQSHAVLAVGFATLAVPLALSARATGAVFALEGAGLAWLGLRQQRWLPQVAAALLQLGAAFAFVVGADYWHADARFLLNPTAIGALLLALAGFASAWSYQRRARHDVALVYYLWGLLWWLGGFIHEIGRFIERTAQADALLVLAALTAWLAAEAQRRQPARALGVTALVMLATGFPLALLQSDAHQQPFAGYGALGWAVFAVLGVRTLLCLRQGGDGVARIAQFLWWLLWPSLLSLLALWGGDAAHLAQGWTALLVTLPWLLLAAVSLWRWAWLRWPLGDAFDAARTSLQSVVFAVLACAWWIGISLAGDAAPLPWLPVLNPAELSQWLGLLLAARWLFGGQAPAALQRLRVPLLALAGFIALTSTVLHGVHHWGGVPWAPSMARESLAQTSLTVLWSVLGVIAWVWGSRRGQRILWMVGAVLMAVVLAKLVLIDRQHLGNLLGIASFIAYGLLCTVVGYLAPAPPGTAPTVENTQ
- the pyk gene encoding pyruvate kinase, which produces MFERQRRTKILATLGPATDPPGVLEDLFRAGVNVVRLNFSHGDPSGQAKRAADVRAAAARVGVEVGILADLPGPKIRIERFAEGKVYLKAGDRFDLIASESAGPGDASQVGVSYLGLPQDVGPGDVLLLDDGLMQLQVVEVQGDRIINTVLNDGALSDRKGLNKQGGGLSLGALTERDKELIGIVAKIGVDFIAVSFCRNAQDMNDARQIAESHGCYAALVSKIERTEAIENLEEIVEASDVVMVARGDLGVEIGDAELPGLQKKIIKASLAQNKVVITATQMLQSMVESPIPTRAEVLDVANSVIDGTDAVMLSAETAAGAYPVKAVEAMARICLGAERQFQTETDFNASPRNLERADQAIAMATMFLSQHVGVRAIVAMTESGGTARYLSRFRAKAPVFAVTRHDGARRQMALMRDVYPINFDSRGLTPREAARGSIRLLVESDLLQAGDRVVFTSGEHMETLGATNTLRLLEVGEDGRASGLGDL